Proteins from a genomic interval of Onychostoma macrolepis isolate SWU-2019 chromosome 17, ASM1243209v1, whole genome shotgun sequence:
- the LOC131523735 gene encoding insulinoma-associated protein 2, which yields MSALIGHNCGTDSDLTQNLKATQRIKRARGASRRQYPPRIFSSVVSSGLWVKMPRGFLVKRSKRASSASYKVRAQEKEPSTEDLPTQTPNASVPDVLEPITESWTSDVSSKHLLEDSGGVVGESIDYAQSYFSHPEQSASSPRNSTDSYSPIKPISTELLDRCLSSPAMAESFPLATPVSSIERLLMNHSDMKFGTPVPSSVPTYPAFHQCVKRAFMDSERKSKPPKKPKVIRKLNFEDEVTTSPVLGLKIKKESPETKLAPQSGRKKPLGEFICQLCKEEYPDPFSLAQHKCSRIVRVEYRCPECDKVFSCPANLASHRRWHKPRNLSTGDAKKSPLEARNHEKTSVEGKENASKLRLNNQHQLSPDSSQQHRSAPDSNMMHRGSQDTPMDQRFTSSEKCFEMRIGSADSSRLFDHCPEEPDRSSTPYLPSSSPEEVFECHYCSKKFRRQAYLRKHLAAHETIKASSYAHIESGQITFPCHLCGAHFPSAEIRDKHRLWHAVRDDLLLRPDLSPGEQQIYSCKHCPSTFFSSPGLTRHINKTHPTENRQVMLLQMAVRPGC from the coding sequence ATGTCAGCACTGATTGGGCACAACTGCGGCACTGACAGTGACCTCACACAGAACCTGAAGGCGACCCAAAGGATAAAACGCGCGCGGGGCGCATCACGGCGACAATATCCACCCCGCATCTTCTCCTCAGTAGTTTCATCTGGACTTTGGGTGAAGATGCCACGAGGATTTTTAGTGAAACGGAGTAAACGTGCCTCATCTGCATCCTACAAGGTGCGAGCGCAAGAAAAAGAGCCGAGCACGGAGGACCTGCCTACCCAAACTCCAAATGCAAGTGTGCCGGATGTGCTGGAACCTATAACGGAATCATGGACAAGTGATGTAAGTTCTAAACATCTTCTGGAGGACTCTGGAGGGGTTGTCGGAGAGAGCATCGATTACGCACAGAGCTACTTCAGCCATCCGGAGCAGAGCGCGTCATCTCCGCGCAACAGCACCGACTCCTACAGCCCGATCAAACCCATCAGCACGGAGCTTTTGGACAGGTGTCTCAGCTCACCAGCCATGGCCGAGTCATTCCCCTTGGCCACCCCGGTGTCTTCAATCGAGCGTCTGCTAATGAACCACTCTGACATGAAGTTTGGCACACCGGTGCCCTCATCGGTGCCCACCTACCCTGCCTTTCACCAGTGCGTAAAACGCGCGTTCATGGACTCGGAGCGCAAAAGCAAACCACCCAAAAAGCCTAAAGTCATCAGAAAGCTCAATTTTGAAGACGAAGTCACCACCTCACCGGTCCTCGGGCTTAAAATCAAAAAAGAAAGCCCCGAGACAAAACTAGCACCGCAAAGTGGTAGAAAAAAACCGCTCGGTGAGTTCATCTGCCAGCTTTGTAAGGAAGAATACCCTGATCCGTTTTCTCTAGCCCAGCACAAGTGCTCCAGGATCGTCCGGGTTGAGTACCGCTGTCCGGAGTGCGACAAAGTTTTCAGCTGTCCTGCCAACCTCGCGTCCCATCGCAGATGGCACAAACCTCGCAACCTGAGCACCGGAGACGCGAAGAAATCTCCGCTGGAGGCGCGCAACCACGAGAAGACCTCAGTGGAGGGGAAGGAGAACGCCAGCAAGCTGAGACTGAACAATCAGCACCAGCTGAGTCCGGACAGCTCCCAACAGCACAGATCAGCACCGGACAGCAACATGATGCACAGGGGATCCCAAGACACTCCTATGGACCAAAGGTTCACGTCTTCGGAGAAATGCTTTGAGATGCGTATCGGCTCCGCGGACAGCTCGAGGTTGTTCGATCACTGCCCCGAGGAGCCCGACAGATCCAGCACCCCCTACCTGCCCTCGTCCAGTCCGGAAGAAGTGTTTGAGTGCCACTACTGCAGCAAGAAGTTCCGCAGGCAAGCCTACCTGAGGAAACACCTGGCCGCGCACGAGACGATCAAAGCATCCTCATACGCTCACATTGAAAGCGGACAGATCACTTTCCCGTGTCACCTGTGCGGAGCGCACTTCCCCTCCGCGGAGATCAGGGACAAACACCGACTCTGGCACGCGGTCAGAGATGACTTACTGCTCAGACCTGATCTGAGTCCTGGAGAACAGCAGATATACTCATGCAAACACTGTCCCTCCACGTTCTTCAGTTCTCCGGGTTTGACCAGACACATCAACAAGACTCATCCCACAGAGAACAGACAGGTGATGCTCTTACAGATGGCCGTCAGGCCGGGATGCTGA
- the nfkbiab gene encoding nuclear factor of kappa light polypeptide gene enhancer in B-cells inhibitor, alpha b has product MELYRGSNTNQMDYNEDGRGPKSGKMLASNDDRLDSGLDSLKEDECTYVESAFERMKVAEDEPWKKEFTEDGDTYLHIAIIHEATEAAIKMIHLSYGDPFLNTQNNQRQTALHLAVVTDQPLIVEQLLKAGCDASLVDDCGNTALHIACRKGSLTCFSLLTQGCRQQLPAILQTPNYNGQKCIHVVANQGYLSLLESLIQLGADINAQEQCNGRTALHLAVDLQNFELVKLLITKGADVHSFTYGGHTPYHLTYGRANTDIQKVLYELTVPHLRELPDSESEDSDEDCEDQCISDDEDIYDDIKMMGPV; this is encoded by the exons ATGGAGCTTTACCGAGGCAGCAACACCAACCAAATGGATTATAACGAGGATGGCCGCGGACCCAAATCTGGGAAAATGCTTGCGAGCAACGACGACCGTTTAGACAGCGGTTTGGATTCGCTTAAAGAGGACGAATGCACGTACGTGGAGTCTGCTTTCGAGCGGATGAAAGTGGCCGAGGACGAGCCCTGGAAGAAAGAGTTCACCGAAGACGGAGACAC gtatcTACATATTGCCATTATTCACGAGGCCACAGAGGCTgcaataaaaatgattcatttgtcCTATGGTGACCCCTTCCTCAACACACAAAACAACCAGAGACAG ACTGCCTTGCATTTGGCCGTGGTCACAGATCAGCCTCTTATAGTGGAGCAGTTACTGAAAGCCGGCTGTGATGCATCTCTGGTGGATGACTGTGGAAACACGGCCCTCCATATCGCCTGCAGGAAAGGTTCTCTGACCTGCTTCAGCCTCCTAACGCAGGGCTGTCGGCAGCAACTCCCAGCCATCCTCCAGACACCAAACTATAACG GTCAAAAATGCATACACGTGGTCGCCAACCAAGGCTACCTGTCGCTGTTAGAAAGCCTCATCCAGCTTGGCGCAGACATTAACGCacag GAGCAGTGTAATGGACGAACCGCTCTCCACTTAGCAGTTGACCTCCAGAACTTTGAGCTGGTTAAACTTCTAATCACCAAAGGTGCTGATGTTCACAGCTTCACGTACGGCGGTCACACGCCTTATCACCTGACCTATGGCCGGGCCAACACAGACATCCAAAAAGTCCTGTATGAGCTCACAGTGCCACACCTAAGGGAACTTCCAGATAGTGAGTCAGAAGACAGCGACGAGGATTGTGAAGACCAATGTATATCTGATGATGAAGAT ATCTATGATGATATTAAAATGATGGGGCCAGTGTAG